The Idiomarina loihiensis L2TR genomic sequence AGTTATTAATTGCTCAAGCGTACAAGCCATCTTACATCGCGTTAGGTCATATTTTCCCAACTCAAACCAAGACTATGCCATCCAAACCGCAAGGGCTGCAGCGACTACGCCGCTATGCCGCGTTATTAGCGCCAAAGAACATACCGACAGTCGCTATTGGGGGCATTTCTTTAGAGCGCGTAGCTCCCGTAACAGCTACTGGCGTAAACGGAATAGCGGTTGTTAGCGCGATTACTGCTGCCAGAAACGTAGAGCAGGCTGTTCATCAGCTACTAACGGAGATGGAAGCTGAACTCGAGGTTAAAGAAAAGAACGAGGTTGCTCATGCTGAGTAACGAACAACTTCTGCGTTACAGCAGCAACATACTGATGAAAGAAATTGGCGAAACCGGACAACAGCGTTTGCTCAAAAGTCATGTGCTGATTATTGGCTTGGGTGGTCTCGGTTGTCCTGCCAGCCAATATCTGGCGTCATCGGGCGTTGGGCAAATCACACTGGTCGATCACGACACAATAAGTCTCAGCAACTTACAGCGCCAAACACTCTATTCCAGCGACGGTATTGGTTTGTCCAAGGCGTGGCAAGCTGGTCATTCTTTGTCGCGGTTAAACCCGGACATTCGTATCACCGCTATTGAAGAAAAGGCCTATGAAGGCAATCTGGACGCGCTCGCCGAACAAGCCGATTTAGTCCTCGACTGCACCGACAATCGCGAGACCCGGTACCTGATCAACCAAAGCTGCTACCGCCTGAACACCCCGCTCATTTCTGCTGCGGCGCGCGGCTTTAACGGGCAACTCATCGCGTTAAATCCGGGGCAATCGCACGGCTGTTATCAGTGCCTTTATCCCGACGCTGTTACCGAGCCACTGAACTGCAGTAACGCGGGTATAGCCGCTCCTGTTGT encodes the following:
- a CDS encoding HesA/MoeB/ThiF family protein; the encoded protein is MLSNEQLLRYSSNILMKEIGETGQQRLLKSHVLIIGLGGLGCPASQYLASSGVGQITLVDHDTISLSNLQRQTLYSSDGIGLSKAWQAGHSLSRLNPDIRITAIEEKAYEGNLDALAEQADLVLDCTDNRETRYLINQSCYRLNTPLISAAARGFNGQLIALNPGQSHGCYQCLYPDAVTEPLNCSNAGIAAPVVGIMGSSQALLAINYFTGHKLAWGYLQTFNGLSQNWQQLYLPRAASCPVCGGQNAHSN